In the bacterium genome, GTGAACGTGCCCGTGGTGAGTTCGGATACGGGGAGGACTTGGCAGTTGGTCAATCCGGTGGACACCATCTACTGGGACAATCGAGAGTGGGAATTAGTGGATATCATCGGCGATCCATTGCGACAAGACCACATGTTGGGATTGGCGATTGATTCTGTGTTCGAAACAACTGATGCCGGTCAGACTTGGTTACCCATAATCGGCGATACCTCGATCTTCCGCGAATGTCTGGGCTATGCTTCCCCTCAGGACTGGCTATTCAGCGCTGCGCCGGGGTACGCGATCGGTACGAGCCGACCCGTAGGCGTATGGCGCTGGCGTCGGGGTCTCAGCATAGACTCGGATAGACCGGTTCAGTCAACATCACAAGTCACCATACGCCTCTTTCCCAATCCTGTAACGTCTGGTGGAACGCTGACGCTCGAGCTTCCCGGTCAGCCGCTTCGCTCGGTAGTCTTATACAATTTGTTGGGACAGGAAGTCTATCGCCATTCGGTTTCCCATCATCACAACACAGGAGGCACCCAAGTTTTCCTTACTTTACCTTCAGGAATTCCCAGCGGGATCTACTTCGTCAACGTCACCACCAATCGTCAGTCTGTAGTGAGGAAGGTAATCATTCAACGCTAGAGCGTATCCCAAAAATATCAGAGGGGAACGGATGAGAAAGCCCGCCGAGCCGGGCTTAGCGCTCACGGTCTTCTCCAGTGGCAAGTCACCTGCCGCGCGCAACCCGGCCGGAATCTTTTCACCTTTGTCTCATGCTCACCTTGATCGTAAACTGAGCCCGTTCAACTGCTTGGGATCGAAGGTTGTTTTAAGATGAGTTCTAAGGGAGACTTTGCCATGAAGACCGCTTTACACGCTCGTCTTGCTCCCCGCTCCAATCACTCTCCCTTCCGTTCTCCCGCCTAACATGCCGCCTGCACCCGATATGCAAAAGGGCCGATCCCGTCACTTCTGAGTCGGCTCCGCGTACTATCCTTGCCTGCAGGGAGTGAAAATTGGTGCGGCGAAATGAAGGGAATGTTCGATAAGATAAATAATGTAACGGGGAAATCTGAAGAATGAACCGCGTGGAAGAGTCATCGCCGTTTGGATATCACCGGGACCTTACCCTCGTCAACAATAATCACCGATCGCCTGCGCGGAACGACGC is a window encoding:
- a CDS encoding T9SS type A sorting domain-containing protein, yielding MQFRPYFSPDFGDTWELRDSGFPTDLGVTAVAVNPSNPQNLMASVTGPVGTNLGPWMSTDQGLSWRPLMDRHYVTNPFFNEWSQTGWYSDGAHGWFAVFVFQGGGYDYVTADSGLTWDSLGPVNESARFHFFAHPSLPNIALWQGDRLYRTLDFGYHWEACTGPFSNFIFGTVGNAPEQIFAIAYCRVALPHPHLVNVPVVSSDTGRTWQLVNPVDTIYWDNREWELVDIIGDPLRQDHMLGLAIDSVFETTDAGQTWLPIIGDTSIFRECLGYASPQDWLFSAAPGYAIGTSRPVGVWRWRRGLSIDSDRPVQSTSQVTIRLFPNPVTSGGTLTLELPGQPLRSVVLYNLLGQEVYRHSVSHHHNTGGTQVFLTLPSGIPSGIYFVNVTTNRQSVVRKVIIQR